The region GACTTATGCTCTTTAGAGCGTTCCTCTATTTTACTTTTAGTAAGCAATCCTATCATTTGACTGAAAATCGGCTGTCCGAAAAAATTAGCACTTTTGCCTATAGTTGAGTTTTTAGTGAGAAATTAATTCAACAATACGAAAAAAGCCTCAATAATTGAGGCTTTTTTTATCCGACACTAATGACTTTTAATAATAAACTGATTCCAAATATTTACCTGCTTACTATTTGGAACTATTAAACGATACGTATTCATATTAGAATCTTTTTTTGCTAAAATACAAAAATGCCAGTGCCCAAAACCAAATAAAAAAAATTGCTAAATTTAGTACTTAATCAAAGTTAGTTGCATTTTATTACCAAACCCATCGCTAGGAATAAGCAGAAAACAACCGTCCAGGTATAATCCACAATCTCACAAATTAGTTCTGCTTTGAGTATTCTCTACTTTTAGGGATTTTTAAACTCAGCGGAAAAATCAAATTGATTTAACTATATTTACAAAGATCTACAAAGATTGAAAAAAAAATGTGACAGTTATAACTATATGCCATTTAACAGCAGTGAGGATATATGATTGTTGTGGGTAATTTAAAAAAACTGAATATTAGGAATGTATTTAGTCAAAGAATGGCCTCACATTGTTGCTCTCAATATATTCTTCAATAATTCCAACTTCATCCACATCAACAAACTCAAGGAATTCTGTATCCCTAATTTGTTCCCATAAAAAGTGATTTTTATTTGCTTTCTTTTGAGGCTCTCTTCCTAAAACAAAATACTTTCCTCGTATATCACCTTCTAATTCAATAGCTTTAGTTAAAGAAACGAATCGCGTAACATCATTTTCCAGATAATAGTGTGTTTTTTCAAAATCTATAGTTTGACCAGCAACTGGAATTCCATTTACACCAATAAAATCAATATCTATAGGGGCAAACAAGTTGTCAAAATCATTCGATGTTAATGTCTTTTCAAGATTTACTCTTTTTTCAATTTTCGGGAATAATTGTTTTTTAACGACCGAATGAACATTAAATATTGGAGTAACCTTTATTTCTTCTGAATATTTAAAAATATATTTTTCAAAAATTCTTTTAAAATTATTACTATTTAATTCAACATCAATTGATTTAGGTAAAGAAAACTGCACTATATTGTTTGAGTACTTTGAAAGATATGTTAAATAACTTTCATTAACCCAATTATGTCTAAACTCTTTTTTTTCAAATAATTGACTTGAATTATTCTCATTGAAATGACCTATTTCCTTTTCTATGGATTTTAAATAATTTTTAATCAACCCATGCCTTTCATTATTTAAAAGACCTTTCAAAGCCAATAGTTTATCTGCAGAAAATTTAAAATAATTTTTTATACCATTGGTCACAACTAAACCAATACTAACTCTTTCATTTAGAGTGGTATTTAAGTTTACGTATAAAATTGAATAAATTGTTTTCATTCTAATTAGCTACAAAAGATTGAATAAACTCTCTAAAACTGGTCTCACATTGCGCTTTCCAATCCTCAGAGAATAAATTATTTGTAATTCTCTCCCTTATTAAATCCTTGTCAATATTCCACGAGTCAGGAACTAAACTCAATTTTTCTTCTAATTTATTTTCACATTTCTTGGTGCAAATGTAAAACATTTCAATTAAGTTATTCACAATCTCTGTTAATTTCCTGTCTTTCCCAAATAAAATTTTTGCGATATCCGTTTTAATTATTGACTCATCTTCCGTTAATTCAGCGATTCCGTAATCAAGAAAACTCGAATTAAATATATTCACGTGGTCTATTGCATAGAAGAAATTTGTTTTTTTTGGAGAAACATATAAAAGTAAATTAAAATTATTATGATTTCTATCTTCATTTGCCATCCATATATCGAATAAGGCAATTTTTAAAAAATCTGATTTATCAGTTATTTTATCTCTGAAAGATTTTTCTTGAAACATAGAAAGCATTGTGTGATCTAATTCTTTAGAAGTTTCAAGGTATAATGAACCAAAGCATTCTTTTTCAAACCAACCTAATTGTAATTGTGGAAACTTTTCACTTGGAATATGTTTACTTTTCACTTTTATTAAGGATGTTTCTGGAGTTTTGATTCCCCATAATTTAGCAAATTCTGAAGCGATAAGTTCGTTAAATAAATATTTAGGAAACCTATCATACTTACATACCCAATCTCTGAAGTCATCACACGTAACAAGCAAAGGACTACTTCCTTGAGTATCAAAAATTTCATGAACATCTTCAATAGTATGAAGTAATTTCATTTAAATACTTTTAACTTAAAATTAAAGCAAATATATCAAATAAAAACTAGTGCCAATAACCAAGCATATCACGCACCCATAAGCCAACGCAACATGCCTTATTTCCAAATCCAATCCTAAGAATACACTGAAAACAACTGTTCTAGTGCCAATCCTAACAATCCACAATCTCACAAATTAGTTCTGCTTTGAGTATTCTCTACTTTTAGGGATTTTTAAACGCAGCGGAAAAATCAAATTGATTTAACTATATTTACAAAGCTGTACGAAGATTGGAAAAGAAAATGTGACAGTTATAACTATATGCCATTTAACAGCAGTGAGGATATATGATTGTTAGCCCCAAGCTAAAAAAATCGAAATAATTACCATATTGGTAACTTTTTTATTATATTTGCGACAAACAATTATAATGTGAGAGTAATCGCAAAACGAACTTTACGAGATTTTTGGGAAAAACACGCTGACTGTGAAGAGCAATTAAAGTCATGGTATAGAGAAACCGAAAAATCCGAATGGAAAAACATTAACGATTTAAAGAATGAATATCCAAGTGCGAGTATTTTAAAAGACAATCGAATTGTATACAACATCAAAGGCAATACTTATCGCTTGATTGTAAAATTCAATTTTGAATACGGAATATGCTGGATAAGGTTTATTGGAACTCACGCAGAATATGACAAAATTGACGCAAATAACATCTGATTATGAAAATATCACCGATTAGAAACGAAAAAGACTATCAAAAAGCGCTCGACAGAATTGAGGACATTTTTGATTCAAAAAAAGGAACGGAAGAAGGAGACGAACTAGAAATCCTTTCAATCTTAATTGACCAATACGAAAATGAGAATTTCCCAATAGGAATGCCCGACCCAATAGAGGCAATTAAGTTCCGAATGGAACAAATGGGAATGAATCAAAAAGATTTAGCAGAAGTTGTTGGCTTTAAAAGTAGAGTAAGTGAAATACTGAATAAAAAAAGAAAACTGACTTTGGATATGATAAGAAAACTTAACACCAATCTACATATTCCAACTGAAGT is a window of Polaribacter litorisediminis DNA encoding:
- a CDS encoding HipA family kinase — protein: MKLLHTIEDVHEIFDTQGSSPLLVTCDDFRDWVCKYDRFPKYLFNELIASEFAKLWGIKTPETSLIKVKSKHIPSEKFPQLQLGWFEKECFGSLYLETSKELDHTMLSMFQEKSFRDKITDKSDFLKIALFDIWMANEDRNHNNFNLLLYVSPKKTNFFYAIDHVNIFNSSFLDYGIAELTEDESIIKTDIAKILFGKDRKLTEIVNNLIEMFYICTKKCENKLEEKLSLVPDSWNIDKDLIRERITNNLFSEDWKAQCETSFREFIQSFVAN
- a CDS encoding type II toxin-antitoxin system HigB family toxin — its product is MRVIAKRTLRDFWEKHADCEEQLKSWYRETEKSEWKNINDLKNEYPSASILKDNRIVYNIKGNTYRLIVKFNFEYGICWIRFIGTHAEYDKIDANNI
- a CDS encoding helix-turn-helix domain-containing protein — its product is MKISPIRNEKDYQKALDRIEDIFDSKKGTEEGDELEILSILIDQYENENFPIGMPDPIEAIKFRMEQMGMNQKDLAEVVGFKSRVSEILNKKRKLTLDMIRKLNTNLHIPTEVLVQDY